One Ahaetulla prasina isolate Xishuangbanna chromosome 1, ASM2864084v1, whole genome shotgun sequence DNA window includes the following coding sequences:
- the QSER1 gene encoding glutamine and serine-rich protein 1 isoform X2 — MMDRNYPPAPSYPDPLGSAAAAASSQPATVWAYERGVSSLKPSLNYGGGHSSHSEADLLRQTYAASQQLPVYTTTPHPSGLPGIFDNTTHSSNSNTKETSVMNFLSAIESRNTQTVSSGTTLLPQFRAPTWQPGMHSSSELFVTGTLPTSGTFPSTSVYQHPNAFSSRNFVTTPSLTLQDTTFSATSNGLLTAHDPLLQIKTPQGTVPPALTFDRLGSYVLSTSIPPQSSTYRSAQESAPHLLQPQFSLLPSSLGGGAQQTPQVYNSTLFTGSTASIERALQRECSVIKHHQRPSNTQSVQAQLTGSQHSLQNYLPSTNESDFQNAPRQSTCSPAGDATQVSSSGPQQKTSQVSVELAQSYASAVPSPGFPSASTTKAKQCSTKQPTRSTKTPKPQSVAPSVQTQSYSKIAQNQNTVIASQAQIYSTAQLPSLLSVSQSQNYISTQSQNVPPVSHAQVFSAIKVEKLPLLYKTLSFAGQSEVTTSESQSLPYTSDQQVLTSVSNTFSGQTRDLSSSSQSENYSSSHSQGMSTVSQPQINYSSQSQVLSVVSPSETFSSHIQNLSTTSPPQNYISLHSQVQESSSSQSQKFLPVVQSTPFEVTPNSPALQNNRSSSDTKSYIKRKSDPNLYQTSKQDDQFPMHNFQALQQQASLDSSPQRLTDGEINAQDTTYKVSKADNRYSQSVIRSNSRLEDQIVGLTFQGSKKEETMVNSVTQISHITNTLNHDIKKAGSLLSTAQVNADSKELSQQESLMHKVHEVKVSEQQIHAVSSSSQLHTQSVQHSHQLCLPTSQVLLESPCDLQMLQQSILQSGLGYTKSVPQVQHIMNSQQYLQMDGHMIQGNGRHSQEQLHSQHSEVLKVNLSEPSKPLQHHLTSKDHFGQPNHESKNQFVPLSSVCFPESVLLNDERNILSNVDDILAATAAACGVTPSEFAKSTANDEEIQSVENGDSSKSQFHTVDVRHMTPSFNSSPALSGKPLSVDNISLNGGHITLNLTAVPAEQTKDRNQQHIEISAQGIPTRITTAEIEKRQEQVSGQVKQQSSTRSESDAKNNVHMDGTLNIKDIDLISSSRNLNEEIAVSKTDYSMASENAEVPLQQISMQHPRHENDNNTEDKSQLLSEEDPQKQKDRGQNQIKNISEVDTNQKQLKRSGQCKRQNSRGIDANSPVPENCHETYQHQEKMRQKIKEVEEKQPEVRTGFIGSFLDFLKSGPRQQFSAPAIRVPNRVRRPVTPLVRPPCQLPISKAQTATATTSFDGFVENSVKNNYEDPKIKSEALPFFSFDKDNVRNNKDYHKSIYSPLSSSDIKTKSEIDKTYSQTITNTVVKKEASQMTVTLADAQVKTCVAQFETESVLTEQLAKPQALVAIEGYIEDDHGDSDGEGIYRERDEFVVKIEDIEPLKAALKRGVEPPAIWKVQKALLQKFVPEVRDGQREFAATNSYLGYFGDAKLKYKRVYVKFIENANKKEYVRVCSKKPKNSLVQSARIAHCKPSMSITKVPDSPVPKTVTTKVTSVKPKAKQSKTKAEPPPKKRKTWKEESASTPQPQSDEEDTEPPAPIVARFLNTRAMKETFRNYMELLVSLALDPDTMQALEKSNDELLLPHMRKIDGMLNDNRKRLLSKLHIERPFKAALECFPELTVINRDSKAKMGVNAVSRIKMNGKAYNKKTLKISKATTKLAQEFTIDPEKIPLCSLYHSLHHYKYHMFLRCKVEISSVQKKNADLGQEEIVQQCMKNIKWIEDLFEKFGELLNHVQQKCC; from the exons TTTAAACTATGGAGGAGGACATTCATCACACTCTGAAGCGGATCTTCTTAGACAAACATATGCAGCTTCTCAGCAGCTTCCTGTGTACACTACCACACCCCATCCTTCTG GTCTTCCTGGAATTTTTGATAATACTACGcacagtagcaatagcaacaCTAAAGAAACATCAGTTATGAATTTTCTCTCTGCAATCGAATCTCGCAATACTCAGACTGTTTCTTCAGGAACAACACTTTTACCCCAATTTAGGGCACCTACATGGCAACCAG GCATGCATTCATCATCTGAGCTTTTTGTTACTGGAACTCTGCCAACATCTGGAACCTTTCCATCAACTTCAGTTTATCAACATCCCAATGCTTTTAGCAGTAGAAACTTTGTTACTACTCCTTCTTTAACACTTCAGGATACAACTTTTAGTGCAACCTCAAATGGGCTTCTAACTGCTCATGACCCTTTATTGCAGATCAAGACACCCCAAGGCACAGTCCCCCCTGCACTGACATTTGACCGTCTGGGCAGTTATGTATTAAGTACCAGCATACCACCACAGTCTTCAACATACCGTTCTGCTCAAGAGTCTGCGCCACATCTCCTACAGCCGCAGTTCAGTCTATTGCCTTCGTCACTTGGTGGAGGAGCTCAGCAGACTCCACAGGTGTATAACTCAACTCTGTTTACTGGTTCTACTGCCTCCATTGAAAGAGCACTGCAGCGTGAATGTAGTGTAATTAAACACCATCAGCGGCCTTCAAACACACAGTCTGTTCAGGCACAACTGACTGGTTCACAGCATTCCCTACAGAACTATTTACCAAGTACAAATGAATCTGATTTTCAGAATGCACCCCGCCAATCAACTTGTAGCCCAGCTGGCGATGCTACTCAGGTGAGCAGTAGTGGTCCACAGCAGAAAACCTCTCAGGTTTCAGTGGAACTTGCTCAGTCGTATGCATCAGCAGTTCCGTCACCAGGTTTCCCATCTGCTTCCACTACAAAAGCAAAACAGTGTTCTACAAAGCAACCAACAAGGTCAACAAAAACACCTAAACCGCAAAGTGTAGCCCCTTCTGTACAGACACAAAGCTATTCCAAAATTGCACAGAACCAGAACACTGTAATAGCTAGTCAAGCACAAATCTATTCTACAGCACAGCTCCCAAGTCTCCTGTCAGTAAGTCAGtcacaaaattatatttcaacaCAGTCACAGAACGTGCCACCTGTTAGTCATGCGCAAGTATTCTCAGCCATCAAGGTTGAGAAATTACCATTGTTATACAAAACACTTTCTTTTGCTGGGCAATCAGAAGTTACTACGTCCGAAAGCCAGTCACTACCTTACACTTCTGATCAACAGGTATTAACCTCAGTTTCAAATACCTTCTCTGGGCAAACAAGGGATCTTTCCTCGAGCAGCCAATCTGAAAATTATTCTTCTAGTCATTCTCAGGGTATGTCAACAGTTAGCCAGCCACAGATTAACTATTCATCTCAGTCACAGGTCTTGTCAGTTGTTAGTCCTTCAGAAACATTTTCTTCTCATATTCAAAACTTATCAACTACAAGTCCTCCCCAGAACTATATTTCATTGCATTCTCAGGTACAAGAGTCATCCTCTTCACAATCTCAAAAATTTTTGCCAGTTGTACAGTCAACTCCTTTTGAAGTCACACCTAATTCACCAGCATTGCAGAACAACAGATCTTCCTCGGATACAAAGTCATACATTAAAAGGAAATCTGATCCTAATTTGTATCAAACATCTAAACAAGACGATCAGTTTCCAATGCATAATTTTCAGGCACTGCAACAGCAAGCATCTCTTGATTCTTCTCCTCAGAGACTTACCGATGGTGAGATTAATGCTCAGGATACAACTTACAAAGTTTCCAAAGCAGATAATCGCTACTCTCAAAGTGTAATCAGAAGTAACTCTCGTCTTGAAGATCAAATTGTCGGTCTTACTTTTCAAGGGTCAAAAAAAGAGGAAACCATGGTTAACTCTGTAACACAAATCAGCCATATTACCAACACACTGAATCATGATATTAAAAAAGCAGGTAGTTTACTGTCAACAGCACAAGTAAATGCAGACAGTAAAGAACTTAGCCAGCAAGAGTCTCTTATGCACAAGGTACATGAAGTTAAAGTCTCAGAGCAACAGATTCATGCTGTTAGCTCATCATCTCAGCTTCATACTCAGTCCGTACAACACAGCCATCAGCTATGCCTGCCTACTTCACAGGTACTTCTAGAATCCCCCTGTGATTTACAAATGCTTCAGCAGTCAATATTGCAATCTGGTTTAGGATACACAAAAAGTGTTCCACAAGTACAGCACATTATGAATTCTCAGCAGTATCTACAAATGGATGGTCATATGATTCAAGGCAATGGAAGGCATTCTCAGGAGCAGCTTCATTCACAACACTCTGAAGTTTTGAAAGTTAACCTTTCTGAACCATCAAAGCCATTACAACATCATTTGACATCCAAAGATCATTTTGGACAGCCAAATCATGAATCTAAGAATCAATTTGTTCCCCTTAGTTCTGTATGTTTTCCAGAATCTGTACTTCTCAATGATGAAAGGAATATATTGTCTAATGTAGATGATATCTTGGCAGCCACAGCTGCCGCTTGTGGAGTAACACCATCTGAATTTGCAAAATCAACAGCCAATGACGAAGAAATTCAGTCAGTTGAAAATGGAGATAGTTCTAAATCTCAGTTTCATACAGTAGATGTCAGACACATGACTCCTAGCTTCAACTCATCCCCTGCACTTTCTGGAAAGCCACTTAGTGTGGATAATATTTCTTTAAATGGAGGTCACATTACCCTAAATTTAACAGCAGTGCCTGCAGAACAGACAAAAGATAGGAACCAGCAACACATTGAGATTTCTGCCCAAGGTATTCCTACTAGAATTACAACAGCTGAAATTGAAAAAAGGCAGGAACAGGTTTCTGGTCAAGTTAAGCAACAGTCCAGCACTAGGAGTGAATCTGATGCTAAAAACAATGTTCATATGGATGGAACATTAAACATTAAAGACATAGACCTTATTTCAAGTAGTAGGAATCTAAATGAAGAGATTGCAGTGTCCAAAACAGATTATAGCATGGCAAGTGAGAATGCTGAAGTTCCACTGCAACAAATATCTATGCAGCATCCAAGAcatgaaaatgataataatactgAAGACAAGAGCCAACTTTTATCAGAAGAGGACCCTCAAAAGCAAAAGGACAGAGGACagaatcaaattaaaaatatcaGTGAAGTTGATACAAATCAGAAGCAATTGAAACGAAGTGGGCAGTGCAAACGTCAGAATTCAAGAGGCATTGATGCCAACTCTCCTGTTCCTGAAAACTGTCATGAAACTTACCAACATCAAGAAAAAATGAGGCAAAAAATTAAAGAGGTGGAAGAAAAGCAGCCAGAAGTAAGAACAGGATTTATTGGTTCTTTTTTAGATTTCTTAAAATCTGGACCCAGACAGCAGTTTTCAGCACCTGCTATTCGTGTTCCTAATCGTGTAAGAAGACCTGTCACCCCACTTGTTAGACCACCTTGTCAGTTGCCAATCTCAAAAGCGCAGACAGCAACAGCTACTACATCTTTTGATGGCTTTGTTGAAAATTCAGTTAAGAACAATTATGAAGATCCTAAGATAAAGTCAGAAgccctgccttttttttcttttgataaagATAATGTGAGGAATAACAAAGATTACCACAAGAGCATATATTCTCCATTATCATCATCTGATATAAAGACAAAGTCAG AAATTGACAAAACATATTCTCAAACCATCACTAATACTGTCGTAAAGAAGGAAGCTTCCCAAATGACTGTAACGTTGGCAGACGCTCAGGTGAAAACCTGTGTAGCACAATTTGAAACGGAGAGTGTTCTTACAGAGCAGTTAGCAAAACCACAAGCATTGGTTGCAATAGAAGGATATATTGAAGATGACCATGGAGACAGTGACGGCGAAGGCATATACAGAGAGCGTGATGAATTTGTAGTGAAGATTGAAGACATAGAACCACTAAAG GCTGCTTTAAAAAGAGGAGTGGAGCCTCCAGCCATCTGGAAAGTTCAAAAGGCTTTGTTGCAAAAATTTGTACCTGAAGTACGAGATGGACAAAGAGAATTTGCAGCTACTAATAGT taTCTTGGATATTTTGGAGATGCAAAATTGAAGTATAAACGAGTATATGTGAAGTTCAtagaaaatgcaaacaaaaaagaGTATGTCAGAGTATGTTCCAAGAAGCCAAAAAATTCACTTGTACAATCTGCAAG AATTGCTCACTGTAAACCAAGCATGAGCATCACTAAAGTTCCGGATTCCCCAGTGCCAAAAACTGTCACAACAAAAGTTACTTCAGTGAAACCCAAAGCAAAACAGTCAAAGACAAAGGCTGAACCACCACCAAAAAAACGCAAAACATGGAAAGAAGAATCAGCCTCTACTCCTCAGCCGCAGAGTGATGAGGAAG ACACTGAACCACCAGCACCTATTGTTGCCCGCTTTTTAAACACCAGAGCTATGAAGGAAACATTTAGGAATTATATGGAACTGCTTGTCAGCCTTGCCTTGGATCCAGATACTATGCAGGCATTGGAGAAGAGTAATG ATGAGCTGCTTTTGCCTCATATGAGAAAAATTGATGGCATGCTGAATGACAATAGAAAAAGGCTGCTTTCCAAATTACATATAGAACGACCATTCAAG GCTGCTTTGGAATGTTTTCCCGAACTGACAGTAATAAATCGAGATTCTAAAGCAAAAATGGGGGTGAATGCAGTTTCTAGAATCAAGATGAATGGGAAAGCTTATAATAAGAAAACACTGAAAATTTCCAAAGCAACCACAAAATTAGCACAG GAATTTACTATAGATCCAGAAAAAATACCTTTGTGTTCTTTGTATCATTCACTCCATCATTACAAATACCACATGTTTCTCAGATGCAAAGTAGAG ATTTCTTCCGTTCAAAAAAAGAATGCAGATCTAGGTCAAGAGGAAATTGTACAGCAGTGcatgaaaaatataaaatggatAGAAGATCTCTTTGAAAAGTTTGGTGAACTTTTGAATCATGTTCAGCAGAAATGTTGCTAA
- the QSER1 gene encoding glutamine and serine-rich protein 1 isoform X1 gives MMDRNYPPAPSYPDPLGSAAAAASSQPATVWAYERGVSSLKPSLNYGGGHSSHSEADLLRQTYAASQQLPVYTTTPHPSGLPGIFDNTTHSSNSNTKETSVMNFLSAIESRNTQTVSSGTTLLPQFRAPTWQPAGMHSSSELFVTGTLPTSGTFPSTSVYQHPNAFSSRNFVTTPSLTLQDTTFSATSNGLLTAHDPLLQIKTPQGTVPPALTFDRLGSYVLSTSIPPQSSTYRSAQESAPHLLQPQFSLLPSSLGGGAQQTPQVYNSTLFTGSTASIERALQRECSVIKHHQRPSNTQSVQAQLTGSQHSLQNYLPSTNESDFQNAPRQSTCSPAGDATQVSSSGPQQKTSQVSVELAQSYASAVPSPGFPSASTTKAKQCSTKQPTRSTKTPKPQSVAPSVQTQSYSKIAQNQNTVIASQAQIYSTAQLPSLLSVSQSQNYISTQSQNVPPVSHAQVFSAIKVEKLPLLYKTLSFAGQSEVTTSESQSLPYTSDQQVLTSVSNTFSGQTRDLSSSSQSENYSSSHSQGMSTVSQPQINYSSQSQVLSVVSPSETFSSHIQNLSTTSPPQNYISLHSQVQESSSSQSQKFLPVVQSTPFEVTPNSPALQNNRSSSDTKSYIKRKSDPNLYQTSKQDDQFPMHNFQALQQQASLDSSPQRLTDGEINAQDTTYKVSKADNRYSQSVIRSNSRLEDQIVGLTFQGSKKEETMVNSVTQISHITNTLNHDIKKAGSLLSTAQVNADSKELSQQESLMHKVHEVKVSEQQIHAVSSSSQLHTQSVQHSHQLCLPTSQVLLESPCDLQMLQQSILQSGLGYTKSVPQVQHIMNSQQYLQMDGHMIQGNGRHSQEQLHSQHSEVLKVNLSEPSKPLQHHLTSKDHFGQPNHESKNQFVPLSSVCFPESVLLNDERNILSNVDDILAATAAACGVTPSEFAKSTANDEEIQSVENGDSSKSQFHTVDVRHMTPSFNSSPALSGKPLSVDNISLNGGHITLNLTAVPAEQTKDRNQQHIEISAQGIPTRITTAEIEKRQEQVSGQVKQQSSTRSESDAKNNVHMDGTLNIKDIDLISSSRNLNEEIAVSKTDYSMASENAEVPLQQISMQHPRHENDNNTEDKSQLLSEEDPQKQKDRGQNQIKNISEVDTNQKQLKRSGQCKRQNSRGIDANSPVPENCHETYQHQEKMRQKIKEVEEKQPEVRTGFIGSFLDFLKSGPRQQFSAPAIRVPNRVRRPVTPLVRPPCQLPISKAQTATATTSFDGFVENSVKNNYEDPKIKSEALPFFSFDKDNVRNNKDYHKSIYSPLSSSDIKTKSEIDKTYSQTITNTVVKKEASQMTVTLADAQVKTCVAQFETESVLTEQLAKPQALVAIEGYIEDDHGDSDGEGIYRERDEFVVKIEDIEPLKAALKRGVEPPAIWKVQKALLQKFVPEVRDGQREFAATNSYLGYFGDAKLKYKRVYVKFIENANKKEYVRVCSKKPKNSLVQSARIAHCKPSMSITKVPDSPVPKTVTTKVTSVKPKAKQSKTKAEPPPKKRKTWKEESASTPQPQSDEEDTEPPAPIVARFLNTRAMKETFRNYMELLVSLALDPDTMQALEKSNDELLLPHMRKIDGMLNDNRKRLLSKLHIERPFKAALECFPELTVINRDSKAKMGVNAVSRIKMNGKAYNKKTLKISKATTKLAQEFTIDPEKIPLCSLYHSLHHYKYHMFLRCKVEISSVQKKNADLGQEEIVQQCMKNIKWIEDLFEKFGELLNHVQQKCC, from the exons TTTAAACTATGGAGGAGGACATTCATCACACTCTGAAGCGGATCTTCTTAGACAAACATATGCAGCTTCTCAGCAGCTTCCTGTGTACACTACCACACCCCATCCTTCTG GTCTTCCTGGAATTTTTGATAATACTACGcacagtagcaatagcaacaCTAAAGAAACATCAGTTATGAATTTTCTCTCTGCAATCGAATCTCGCAATACTCAGACTGTTTCTTCAGGAACAACACTTTTACCCCAATTTAGGGCACCTACATGGCAACCAG caGGCATGCATTCATCATCTGAGCTTTTTGTTACTGGAACTCTGCCAACATCTGGAACCTTTCCATCAACTTCAGTTTATCAACATCCCAATGCTTTTAGCAGTAGAAACTTTGTTACTACTCCTTCTTTAACACTTCAGGATACAACTTTTAGTGCAACCTCAAATGGGCTTCTAACTGCTCATGACCCTTTATTGCAGATCAAGACACCCCAAGGCACAGTCCCCCCTGCACTGACATTTGACCGTCTGGGCAGTTATGTATTAAGTACCAGCATACCACCACAGTCTTCAACATACCGTTCTGCTCAAGAGTCTGCGCCACATCTCCTACAGCCGCAGTTCAGTCTATTGCCTTCGTCACTTGGTGGAGGAGCTCAGCAGACTCCACAGGTGTATAACTCAACTCTGTTTACTGGTTCTACTGCCTCCATTGAAAGAGCACTGCAGCGTGAATGTAGTGTAATTAAACACCATCAGCGGCCTTCAAACACACAGTCTGTTCAGGCACAACTGACTGGTTCACAGCATTCCCTACAGAACTATTTACCAAGTACAAATGAATCTGATTTTCAGAATGCACCCCGCCAATCAACTTGTAGCCCAGCTGGCGATGCTACTCAGGTGAGCAGTAGTGGTCCACAGCAGAAAACCTCTCAGGTTTCAGTGGAACTTGCTCAGTCGTATGCATCAGCAGTTCCGTCACCAGGTTTCCCATCTGCTTCCACTACAAAAGCAAAACAGTGTTCTACAAAGCAACCAACAAGGTCAACAAAAACACCTAAACCGCAAAGTGTAGCCCCTTCTGTACAGACACAAAGCTATTCCAAAATTGCACAGAACCAGAACACTGTAATAGCTAGTCAAGCACAAATCTATTCTACAGCACAGCTCCCAAGTCTCCTGTCAGTAAGTCAGtcacaaaattatatttcaacaCAGTCACAGAACGTGCCACCTGTTAGTCATGCGCAAGTATTCTCAGCCATCAAGGTTGAGAAATTACCATTGTTATACAAAACACTTTCTTTTGCTGGGCAATCAGAAGTTACTACGTCCGAAAGCCAGTCACTACCTTACACTTCTGATCAACAGGTATTAACCTCAGTTTCAAATACCTTCTCTGGGCAAACAAGGGATCTTTCCTCGAGCAGCCAATCTGAAAATTATTCTTCTAGTCATTCTCAGGGTATGTCAACAGTTAGCCAGCCACAGATTAACTATTCATCTCAGTCACAGGTCTTGTCAGTTGTTAGTCCTTCAGAAACATTTTCTTCTCATATTCAAAACTTATCAACTACAAGTCCTCCCCAGAACTATATTTCATTGCATTCTCAGGTACAAGAGTCATCCTCTTCACAATCTCAAAAATTTTTGCCAGTTGTACAGTCAACTCCTTTTGAAGTCACACCTAATTCACCAGCATTGCAGAACAACAGATCTTCCTCGGATACAAAGTCATACATTAAAAGGAAATCTGATCCTAATTTGTATCAAACATCTAAACAAGACGATCAGTTTCCAATGCATAATTTTCAGGCACTGCAACAGCAAGCATCTCTTGATTCTTCTCCTCAGAGACTTACCGATGGTGAGATTAATGCTCAGGATACAACTTACAAAGTTTCCAAAGCAGATAATCGCTACTCTCAAAGTGTAATCAGAAGTAACTCTCGTCTTGAAGATCAAATTGTCGGTCTTACTTTTCAAGGGTCAAAAAAAGAGGAAACCATGGTTAACTCTGTAACACAAATCAGCCATATTACCAACACACTGAATCATGATATTAAAAAAGCAGGTAGTTTACTGTCAACAGCACAAGTAAATGCAGACAGTAAAGAACTTAGCCAGCAAGAGTCTCTTATGCACAAGGTACATGAAGTTAAAGTCTCAGAGCAACAGATTCATGCTGTTAGCTCATCATCTCAGCTTCATACTCAGTCCGTACAACACAGCCATCAGCTATGCCTGCCTACTTCACAGGTACTTCTAGAATCCCCCTGTGATTTACAAATGCTTCAGCAGTCAATATTGCAATCTGGTTTAGGATACACAAAAAGTGTTCCACAAGTACAGCACATTATGAATTCTCAGCAGTATCTACAAATGGATGGTCATATGATTCAAGGCAATGGAAGGCATTCTCAGGAGCAGCTTCATTCACAACACTCTGAAGTTTTGAAAGTTAACCTTTCTGAACCATCAAAGCCATTACAACATCATTTGACATCCAAAGATCATTTTGGACAGCCAAATCATGAATCTAAGAATCAATTTGTTCCCCTTAGTTCTGTATGTTTTCCAGAATCTGTACTTCTCAATGATGAAAGGAATATATTGTCTAATGTAGATGATATCTTGGCAGCCACAGCTGCCGCTTGTGGAGTAACACCATCTGAATTTGCAAAATCAACAGCCAATGACGAAGAAATTCAGTCAGTTGAAAATGGAGATAGTTCTAAATCTCAGTTTCATACAGTAGATGTCAGACACATGACTCCTAGCTTCAACTCATCCCCTGCACTTTCTGGAAAGCCACTTAGTGTGGATAATATTTCTTTAAATGGAGGTCACATTACCCTAAATTTAACAGCAGTGCCTGCAGAACAGACAAAAGATAGGAACCAGCAACACATTGAGATTTCTGCCCAAGGTATTCCTACTAGAATTACAACAGCTGAAATTGAAAAAAGGCAGGAACAGGTTTCTGGTCAAGTTAAGCAACAGTCCAGCACTAGGAGTGAATCTGATGCTAAAAACAATGTTCATATGGATGGAACATTAAACATTAAAGACATAGACCTTATTTCAAGTAGTAGGAATCTAAATGAAGAGATTGCAGTGTCCAAAACAGATTATAGCATGGCAAGTGAGAATGCTGAAGTTCCACTGCAACAAATATCTATGCAGCATCCAAGAcatgaaaatgataataatactgAAGACAAGAGCCAACTTTTATCAGAAGAGGACCCTCAAAAGCAAAAGGACAGAGGACagaatcaaattaaaaatatcaGTGAAGTTGATACAAATCAGAAGCAATTGAAACGAAGTGGGCAGTGCAAACGTCAGAATTCAAGAGGCATTGATGCCAACTCTCCTGTTCCTGAAAACTGTCATGAAACTTACCAACATCAAGAAAAAATGAGGCAAAAAATTAAAGAGGTGGAAGAAAAGCAGCCAGAAGTAAGAACAGGATTTATTGGTTCTTTTTTAGATTTCTTAAAATCTGGACCCAGACAGCAGTTTTCAGCACCTGCTATTCGTGTTCCTAATCGTGTAAGAAGACCTGTCACCCCACTTGTTAGACCACCTTGTCAGTTGCCAATCTCAAAAGCGCAGACAGCAACAGCTACTACATCTTTTGATGGCTTTGTTGAAAATTCAGTTAAGAACAATTATGAAGATCCTAAGATAAAGTCAGAAgccctgccttttttttcttttgataaagATAATGTGAGGAATAACAAAGATTACCACAAGAGCATATATTCTCCATTATCATCATCTGATATAAAGACAAAGTCAG AAATTGACAAAACATATTCTCAAACCATCACTAATACTGTCGTAAAGAAGGAAGCTTCCCAAATGACTGTAACGTTGGCAGACGCTCAGGTGAAAACCTGTGTAGCACAATTTGAAACGGAGAGTGTTCTTACAGAGCAGTTAGCAAAACCACAAGCATTGGTTGCAATAGAAGGATATATTGAAGATGACCATGGAGACAGTGACGGCGAAGGCATATACAGAGAGCGTGATGAATTTGTAGTGAAGATTGAAGACATAGAACCACTAAAG GCTGCTTTAAAAAGAGGAGTGGAGCCTCCAGCCATCTGGAAAGTTCAAAAGGCTTTGTTGCAAAAATTTGTACCTGAAGTACGAGATGGACAAAGAGAATTTGCAGCTACTAATAGT taTCTTGGATATTTTGGAGATGCAAAATTGAAGTATAAACGAGTATATGTGAAGTTCAtagaaaatgcaaacaaaaaagaGTATGTCAGAGTATGTTCCAAGAAGCCAAAAAATTCACTTGTACAATCTGCAAG AATTGCTCACTGTAAACCAAGCATGAGCATCACTAAAGTTCCGGATTCCCCAGTGCCAAAAACTGTCACAACAAAAGTTACTTCAGTGAAACCCAAAGCAAAACAGTCAAAGACAAAGGCTGAACCACCACCAAAAAAACGCAAAACATGGAAAGAAGAATCAGCCTCTACTCCTCAGCCGCAGAGTGATGAGGAAG ACACTGAACCACCAGCACCTATTGTTGCCCGCTTTTTAAACACCAGAGCTATGAAGGAAACATTTAGGAATTATATGGAACTGCTTGTCAGCCTTGCCTTGGATCCAGATACTATGCAGGCATTGGAGAAGAGTAATG ATGAGCTGCTTTTGCCTCATATGAGAAAAATTGATGGCATGCTGAATGACAATAGAAAAAGGCTGCTTTCCAAATTACATATAGAACGACCATTCAAG GCTGCTTTGGAATGTTTTCCCGAACTGACAGTAATAAATCGAGATTCTAAAGCAAAAATGGGGGTGAATGCAGTTTCTAGAATCAAGATGAATGGGAAAGCTTATAATAAGAAAACACTGAAAATTTCCAAAGCAACCACAAAATTAGCACAG GAATTTACTATAGATCCAGAAAAAATACCTTTGTGTTCTTTGTATCATTCACTCCATCATTACAAATACCACATGTTTCTCAGATGCAAAGTAGAG ATTTCTTCCGTTCAAAAAAAGAATGCAGATCTAGGTCAAGAGGAAATTGTACAGCAGTGcatgaaaaatataaaatggatAGAAGATCTCTTTGAAAAGTTTGGTGAACTTTTGAATCATGTTCAGCAGAAATGTTGCTAA